The Cryobacterium sp. SO1 genomic sequence TTCGTGTTGCCCCCCAGGTCTCGATTCGCGGGTGCTCGTCCAGCGGTGCGGTCAATTGAGCAGTGATCTGCCCCCCGATCATGGACTCTTCGGCAGTCATGATCACTGACGACCCAGTATCCGCTGCGGCAAGAGCTGCCGCGATGCCGCCCAGGCCACCACCGATCACTGCGATATCGGCCGCCAAGTCGAGGGTGTCGTGGGCAAGAAATGGCATCAGCCCACCTCAAGGCGCAGGTCGATCTCAAAGGACCGCTGCCACGGGAGCGAGAGACTGTCGGGGGTGATTCGAAGCTCTTCGAAGCCCGGTCTGGCCGCGAGAAGCATGCCGAGCCGGGTTTCTGCCGCTTTCAGTACGGGGTTGTCAGTGGTCGCCGGCGAGATGTGGTCGTGCTGAGTGTGGGACGAGCCGAGTTCGGCGCGCACCCGTGTCCTCTCGATGGTCATCCAGCCGTAGTCCTCCACGACCCGGCGAGCAACGGCCAGTCGCAGCTGGTTGTCATCGAAGGTCCCGGCCTGGCGACCAGCCCACGTAGCAACAAGTTGGGCCGCCACCGTGCCGACAGTGTTGCCCGCCGTGTTCCACGCGGCGAACCCGCACAGAGCGCGCCAAGCATCCGCCGCGTCGAGGGCGGCGACGAGGAGCGGGTCGGCACCATTGGGCCTGCCGACATCGGCGACGCCGACGATCTCGGTGCGGGCGAGAGCGTCGATGACGTCAGTGACGGTGGAATCCGCCTGTTCCGGGTCCAGATCATTGTTGGGGGCCACAGCCCAATCCGAGACCACTCCGCGAGTGAGCTCTGGCGGGTGGATGACCATGATGGCGTCGACGTCAGTTGTGCCTGCATCGGGGAAGATGGCTTGTCCTCCCGCTGCCTCCACCTGACGCCGGATCGTCTCACGCACCGGAGACGACTCATAGGGCGCCACCCGGTCGAGGGCTTGCAGATTGGAACAGGCAATCCCGATTCGGGGAGCCCGAACGGCGTGCACCTCGAGTGAGGCCCGGGCGACGAGAACGGCGCCGATTTCGTCGGCTC encodes the following:
- a CDS encoding DUF4127 family protein — encoded protein: MTAIALIPLDERPVCTSLPASIARISGLTCLVPPAELLPRIREPGDTVLLSTWLSQARRTASHAVVSLEGLGFGGLIPSRIGTETSHEVAARWNALRMPGCAVFGSVLVPRTPDSSDAMEEPDYWNPHGPALHRLSAALSTGVGVDEARAALPEAVRIDWISRRLRQQALALYSLELAADTTISRLVVGIDDAAEESLSACDQRALLDWVDRRELGRRVSVQPGADEIGAVLVARASLEVHAVRAPRIGIACSNLQALDRVAPYESSPVRETIRRQVEAAGGQAIFPDAGTTDVDAIMVIHPPELTRGVVSDWAVAPNNDLDPEQADSTVTDVIDALARTEIVGVADVGRPNGADPLLVAALDAADAWRALCGFAAWNTAGNTVGTVAAQLVATWAGRQAGTFDDNQLRLAVARRVVEDYGWMTIERTRVRAELGSSHTQHDHISPATTDNPVLKAAETRLGMLLAARPGFEELRITPDSLSLPWQRSFEIDLRLEVG